The genomic segment GTTCGCGAAGCCGGCGACCGCGAGCGGCGTGATCGTGGACTCGCTGCCCCCCGTGATCATCACATCGGCCTCGCCGTTGCGGATCGAGCGGAAGGCCAGCCCGACGGAGTGGCCGCTGGAGGCGCAGGCCGACACGGTCGCGTAGTTGGGGCCCTGCGCCCCGTATCGCATGGAAACCATGCCCGAAGCCATGTCCGGGATGAACATGGGGATGAAGAAGGGGGAGACGCGCCGCGGCCCGCCGGCGAGCAGCTTCTCGTGCTGAGCCTCGAGGAGCGGAAGCCCGCCGATCCCGACGCCGATGAGCACGCCGACCCGATCCGGAGGAAGCTCTCCGAACCCCTCCGCGAAGCCCGCCTCGGTCACGGCCTGGTCCGCCGCGGCCATCGCGAAGTGGAGGAAACGGTCCGCCCGCCGGGCATCCTTGCGGTCCATGTGCCGGGCCGGGTCGAAGTCCTTCACCTCGCAGGCGAAGCGCACCGAATGGTCGGTGGTATCGAACTGCGTGATGGGCCCGGCGCCGCTCTCGCCGCGGATGAGCGCGTCCCAGGTCGAGTCGGGGTCGAGCCCGATCGGGGTGACGAGGCCAACCCCCGTGATCGCTACACGTCTTCTCATGAAATGAAAGGCCTGCGGCTGCCGGCGGCCGGCGCGAAAGCCGCGATCCCTAGACCTTCTCGTTCAGGTAGGCGATGGCCTCCTCGACCGTCTGCATCCTCTCCGCGTCCTCATCCGGGATCTCGATCCCGAACTCCTCCTCGAAAGCCATCACGAGTTCGACGGTATCGAGCGAGTCGGCGCCCAGATCATCGACGAAGTTCGCGTCGTCCACCACCTTCTCCTGCTCCACGCCGAGTTCCTGCGCGATGATCTCCCGCACGCGTGCCGCGTTGTCCATGATTGCGTGTTCTCCTTGTATGAAGGGGACCGACCCGCGGCCCCGCCGTTTCCCGACCCTGTTCCAGCGATCGTACCGGCGACCGAATATGCCGCGTCGGCGCTACGACTGCATGACCATCCCGCCGTCGACGACGATCACCTGCCCGGTAACGTACGAAGCCCCGGGACCGACGAGAAATCGCACCACCGTGGCGACATCTTCCGGGGACCCCGGCCGGCCGAGGGGAATCCTCTCCGACATGGCTTTTTGAACGCTCTCGGGCAGTCCGGAGGTCATGTCCGTGGCGATGAACCCCGGCGCGACGGCGTTGGCCCGCACACCGCGACTCGCAAGCTCCTGAGCGACGCTTCGGGTGAGCGAGATCAGGGCGGCTTTGGCCGCCGCATAGTTGGACTGGCCGCGGTTTCCCGTCAAGCCCACGACGCTGGAGATGTTCACGATGTTCCCGGTGCGCCGCTTCATCATGCCGCGGGCGACGGCCCGCATGAGATAGAACGCCCCCGACAGATTCGTATCGAGCACGGCGCGCCAGTCCTCGTCCTTGAGGCGGAGGACGATGTTGTCGCGCGTGATGCCCGCGTTGTTCACGAGGATCGTCGCGTCGCCGAGGCTCCCGGAGACGTCCGAGACGAGTCCCCGGCACGCCTCCGGATCGGAGACGTCGCAGCCGAAGCCCGCATGGCCCTCTCCCGGCAGGCGCTCGGCCACGGCCCGGGCCCGGTCCGCTCCGGTGCCGACCACGGCAACGCGCGCCCCTCCCCGGGCCAGTTCCGTCGCGATCGCGGTCCCGATGCCGCGCGTCGCTCCCGTGACGATGGCGATCTCCCCCGTCAATTCGCTCATTCAGGCACCCTTCAGTCCGAAGATCCGAGATAGCCGTCCACGGACCGAGAATCCCCGACCGCGGTCACGCGCAGACTTCGATCGATGCGGCGGGCGAGGCCCGAGAGCACGTTGCCGGGTCCGACCTCGAGCCAGCGCTTGGTCCCCGCCTCGCGGATACGGTCGATCCCCTCCATCCACCGGACGGGCGACGTGAGCTGCAGGATGAGGGTTCGCCGCGCCTCCTCCGAGCCCGTCACGGGCGTCGCCGTGGCGTTGGAGACGATGGGAAAGGACGGCTCCCGCCAGGCCGCCCCCTCGAGCGCAGCCGCCAGTCCGTCCGTCGCCGTCGCCATGAGCGGCGAATGGAACGCACCGCTCACGTTGAGCGGGAGGACGCGGCGCGCGCCGGCTTCCGAGGCGAGCCGGCCGGCCGCAGCCACGGCCTCGACGTCGCCGCTGATGACGACCTGGCCGGGCGCGTTGAGATTCGCGGGCACGGCCGCCCCTCCAGCCTCCGTCGCGCGCGCGCACGCGTCGGCAACGGATTCGGCATCCAACCCGAGTATGGCGGCCATCGTGCCCGGCCGGTCCGCGCCCGACGCCCCCATGAGCCGTCCGCGCTCCCGCACGATCCGGAGACCGTCCTCGAAGCCGAAGGCACCGGACACGAGGTAGGCCGACAGCTCCCCGAGCGAGTGTCCCGCGCCGATGCCGGGCTTCCCGGCGCGCGCGGCGATGAGATGCCAGATGGCGAAGGAGTGCAGCATGATCGCGGGCTGCGCGTTCTCCGTCGCCCGGAGTTCCTCCTCGGGCCCCTCCCAGCAGATCCGGCTCAGCGGCATGCCGAGGGTGTCGTCGGCCCGCTCGTAGAGTTCCCGCACCGACCCATCGTCCTCCGCCAGGTCCCGGCCCATGCCCACGTACTGGGCCCCCTGTCCCGGGAAGAGGAGCGCGACCCCGCTCACAAGCCGCTCTCCTGCGGCATCCGGGCGAGGGACGTGCGAGTGACGGAAGTGAAGCGCGAGGCGGCACAGTCGGCCGCCGTGCGGATCCCGTTCATGATCGCGCGCGGGGGGGAGGTCCCGTGACAGATGACGGTGACCCCGGCCACGCCGAACAGGGGCGCGCCGCCGTACTCCGCATAGTCGAGGAAGCGCAGCGCCTCGCCGAGCCTGCCACCTTCGCCGACGCCGGCGTTCCGGAAGATCTCGAGCACGAACTCGGCGATCGACTCATAGAATTTAAGCAGCACGTTGCCGACGAAGCCGCCGCACACGAGCACGTCGCAGGCCCCGGTCACGATGCGGTGTCCCTCCACGTTTCCGATGAAATCGAGTTCGTGGTCGGCGGAGAGGAGGCCGTGGGCCGTCGCCATGACGCCTCCTCCCTTCTCGCCCTCCGCCCCGATGTTGAGCAGTCCGATCCGCGGCCGCTCGATCGAGAGCGTCCGGCGCAGGTAGGTCGATCCCAGGTGCGCGAACTGGTGCAGCTGCCGCGGGGTGACGTCCACGTTCGCGCCTACGTCCATGACGAGGACGCGCCCGGTCGCGGTCGGGAAGAGGGCGCCCACCGGCGGCCGGTCCACGCCGGGGAGCAGGCCGAGCGTGAGCACGGACGCCACGACCGTGGCCCCCGTCGGTCCCGCCGACACGAAGCCATCAGCCTTCCCGTCGCGCACGGCCTCCAGCCCGCGGACGATGGTGCTGTCCGCCTTCCGCCGCACGGCGAGCGCGGGCGGCTCCGCCGGATCGATGGACTCCTCCGCGGCGAGCCACGCCACGCGGTCGCGCGGGAACCGGGTTCGTGCTCCACGGAGGAGGCTTTGCGGGCCTACGAGCAGGAGGGATAGATCGTCCGGCCATGCGTCGAGCGCGCCCTCGGCGGCCTCGAGAGTGGCCTCCGGCGCGGCATCGCCGCCCATGAGGTCGAGTGCGACCCGCATCACGGTCGGCTGCCCAGATGATCTACCCGGCCCGGCCGCCGGATGGGCGGCCGCGCTCGGGAGGTTCAAAAGTCGTCGATCTGAACGACCTCGCGATCCCCGTAGTATCCGCAGGTCGGGCAGACGCGGTGCGGTCGTTTCGGATCCCCGCATTTGGGGCATGCCTGGCGCGCGTTGTCCGGCGCCTTGTAGTGCGTACGCCGCTTGCGCTTGCGCTGCTTCGACGTCCGTCTCTTGGGAACAGCCATATCGTCAACTCACTCCTGGCAGCCATTGGCTCGTGTGCCGCGTGCGACGTTCGATTCGAGCGGAACACGGCAACTGGCACTTTTCGCCCTCGAATGTCAAGGAATGTCGCCCTCCGAACCGCCCTCCGAACCGCCTCCCGATCCCTCCAGCGCGGCCCAGCGCCCGTCGGGTTCCGGCGGGGGGCAGCGACAGGCCTCTTCCGCGAGCCGCACGCCGCACGTCGGGCAGAGCCCCGGGCAGTCATGCGAGCACTCCACCCAGGCGGGTGCGTTGACCCACAACTCCTCGCGGATCGGCCCCGCCAGGTCGAGTTCGCCCGACTCCGCGTCCAGCGCCCAGACCCCCTCTTCCCCGGGCGTGACCCGACCGGGCGGACGGTACAGCGCGGCCCACCTCGCGCGCACGCCGATCCGCGTGGGCTCGAGGCAGTGCCGGCACGCTACGACGGCGCGAGCGCCGAGCGTTCCCCGGGCGCGAATCGCGGCCCCGTCCGCACGCCGGACTTCGACCTCGACATCGACGTATTCGAAGGGCAGCGGCAACGCGCCGAGCGATTCACCCGGCGCCTCGACCCGAAACGCCCGCTCGATGGGGCCGGCGTCGAGGCCCGCAAGTCCGATCCGGGCGGTTTCCGGCCGGTTCGGCAGGTCCGGCGGGTCGGGTGATCGCGGGGCGCGCCGCGGACTCACGCGCTTCCGATGAGGTCGACCTGTCCGAAGAAGAAACCGAGTTCGACCCTCGCGTTCTCGTCGGAGTCGGAGCCGTGGATCGCGTTGCGCTCCTTGCTCTCCGCGTACAGCGCGCGGACGGTGCCCGGCGCGGCCTCGGCCGGATCCGTGGCGCCGATGATCTCGCGCAGGTAGGGCACGGCCCGCTCGTGTTCGAGCGCGAGCGCCATGCAGGGCCCCGACGTCATGAACTCCACGAGCGCCCCGAAGAACGGCCGCTCCCGGTGCACGGCGTAGAATGCCTCGGCTCCGGCGCGCCCGAGCCGCAGGACCCGTGACCCCCGTATGCGAAAGCCCGCGTCCTCGAGCGCGGCGAGAACCCTGCCGACCTTCCCGGACCCGAACGCATCGGGCTTGATGATCGCGAGCGTCATCGTCTGCACGTCTTCACTCCCCTTTCGTTTCTTCCGTTTCGCCCGCCGTGTCCCGAAGCAGGAGCCTTCGTATGATGTCGCCGCGCGTCAGAAACCCGACGAGCTGGCCCTCTCGGACGACCGGCAGGCGTTCGATTTCCCGGTCCAGCATCAGACGAACCACGTTGGCCAGCGGTTCGTCCTCCTTCACGCACATCACGGTGCGTTCCATGATGTCGCGCACCTCCCCGGCGGCGTCGCCTCCGGCCGCCGGCCCGCCGGCGTCCGCCCGCTCGAGCGCGGGAAGGAGCCGGCTGATCAGCAGGCGGTCCGTGAGCATCCCGAGCACATGGCCCTCGTGATCGATGACGGGCATCGCGCGCAGCCGCCTCCGCGCAAGCATTTCCGCCGCATCCTCCAGCGTCATCCCGGGAGCGGCCGTGGTCACGTCGCGGGTCATGATCTCACGAACCTTCATTGCCGCCTCCTGCCGGTTCTGCGTCGCAGCGTTCCCTGCCCCGGGTCCCCCGCCAAGGGTTCCCGCCCCGGCCGCCCTAGCCTTCTCGTATCAGCCCGACCAGGTCGGCGGGTCTCCGCGCGACCCCGATCCCGTGGCTCTCGAAGGCGCGGATCTTCTCCTCCGCAGTCCCCTCGGAGCCCGAGATGATCGCGCCCGCGTGCCCCATGCGCCGTCCGGGCGGCGCGGTCTGGCCCGCGATGAACCCGACGACGGGCTTGCTCATCTCCCGCGACACGTATTCCGCCGCCACCTGCTCGTCCGTCCCGCCGATCTCCCCGATGACCGCGACCGCCTCCGTCTCCGGATCCGCCTCGAACGCGGCGAGACAATCGACGAAGTCCGTGCCGATGAGCGGATCTCCGCCGATCCCGACGCAGGCGGACTGCCCGATACCGGCGCGCGTGAACTGGAAGATGACCTCGTAGGTGAGCGTGCCGGAACGGCTCACGATGCCGACCGGCCCCTCGCGCACGATCTGGCCGGGAAGGATCCCCACCTTGCAGCGGCCGGGGACGATGAGTCCCGGACAGTTCGGGCCGATGAGACGCGCGCCCTTCTCCCGCACGTACGGGAGCACGCGCAGCATGTCCCCCACGGGTACGCCCTCCGTGATGCACACGATGAGCGCGATCCCCGCGTCCGCCGCCTCGAACACCGCATCCGCCGCGAAGCGCGCGGGCACGTAGATGACGCTCGTGTTCGCCCCCCGCTCGGCCACCGCCTCCTCCACGGTGTCGAGCACGGGCACGCCGCCGTCGAACGTTCGGCCGCCCTTTCCCGGGGTCACGCCGGCCACGACGCGCGTGCCGTACTCCATCATCTGCCGGGTGTGGAACGAGCCGTCGCGCCCCGTGATCCCCTGGACCACGAGTCTCGTATCGTCTCCGATGAAGATCCCCATCAGCCGCCGCCCGCCCGTCCGACGGCGGTCTCGACCGCACGGTCCATGTCCACCATCGCCTCGAAGCCCCGCGAGGCGAGGATCGCGACGCCCTCCTCCTCGTTCGTTCCCGTGAGGCGGATCGTGATCGGGACCCCCAGTTCCATGCGGCTCGTCGCCTCCACGATCCCGTTCGCGACATCGTCGCAGCGCGTGATGCCGCCGAAGATGTTGAACAGGATCGAGTTCACCTTCGGGTCCTCGGTGATGAGTTCGAGCGCGGCCACGACCTTGTCCGGATTCGACGAACCGCCGATGTCGAGGAAGTTCGCGGGCTCGCCGCCGTAGTACTTGACGAGGTCCATCGTGGCCATCGCGAGGCCGGCCCCGTTCACGCAGCAGCCGACGTTGCCGCCGAGCTGGATGTACGAGAGTTCAGCCTCGCGCGCCCGAACCTCGGCCGCGTTCTCCGCCTCCGTATCGCGGAGCGCCGCGACCTCCGGGAGCCGGAAGAGGGCGTTGTCATCGATATTCATCTTCGCATCGATCGCCTTAACTTCGCCGGCGGGGTTCACGATCATCGGGTTGATTTCTGCCAGCGTGGCGCCGCTCGCCCGGTAGGCCTCGTAAAGCTTCGCGATGATGGACGAGGCCTGCCGCGCCGCGCGGGGGTCGTCGTAGAGGTGGTGTCCGAGGAGCGCCGCCTGGTGCGCGAGGAGCCCGTAACGCGGATCCACCGCGACCTTTCGGATGGCCTCGGGCATCGTCGCGGCGACCTCCTCGATGTCGACGCCGCCCTCCGAGGAGACCATGATCGTGTCCGCCCGGCGCGCCCGGTCGAGCACGATGCCGACGTAGGCCTCGGACGCGATGTCCTCGGCCGGCGCCACGAGGACCCGCCGCACTTCGATCCCCTTGATCTCCATCCCGAGGATGGCTTCGGCCCTCTCGCGCGCCTCGGCCGGCGTGTCGGCGAGCTTGACGCCCCCCGCCTTGCCGCGCCCTCCCGCGTGGACCTGGGCCTTGACCACGACCGGCCCGCCGAAGCGTTCGGCCGCCGCCCGGGCTTCCTCCGCCGTCGCGGCGACCTCCGCCTCCGGCACGGGGATGCCGTGCCGGACGAAGATCTCCCGCGCCTGGTATTCATGAATGTTCATCGCCTCGAATCTCGCTTCAAATTGCCGGCAGGTCGACCCCCTGGCCGGCCAGAAAGGTTCGCGCCACCTCCGCGATCTCCCGCACCCGCGTCTCCGTGTCCGCCTCGATGCGGGCCACGACGACCGGCTGCGTGTTGCTCGCCCGGATCAGCAGCCACCCGCCCTCGAAGAGGACGCGGACGCCGTCGATGTCGATGACCTCGTAACGCTCGCGGAAGAAGCGCACGGCCTCCGCCACGACGCCGAACTTCCGCTCCTCCGGACAGTCGATGCGCAGTTCGGGCGTGGCCGGATAGCTCGGAATCTCCGCCGCCAACTCGGAGAGCGGGCGACCCGAACGAGACACGAGACCCGCGAGACGGGCCGCCGCATAGATCGCGTCATCCGTGCCGAAAAATCTGTCGGCAAAGCAGATATGTCCGCTCATCTCACCCGATATCGGAGATCCTCCGGCCCGCATGCGCTCCTTGATGAGCGAGTGTCCCGTCTTCCACATCACGGGAACGCCGCCATCGGCCCG from the Candidatus Palauibacter polyketidifaciens genome contains:
- a CDS encoding acyl carrier protein — encoded protein: MDNAARVREIIAQELGVEQEKVVDDANFVDDLGADSLDTVELVMAFEEEFGIEIPDEDAERMQTVEEAIAYLNEKV
- the fabG gene encoding 3-oxoacyl-[acyl-carrier-protein] reductase; this encodes MSELTGEIAIVTGATRGIGTAIATELARGGARVAVVGTGADRARAVAERLPGEGHAGFGCDVSDPEACRGLVSDVSGSLGDATILVNNAGITRDNIVLRLKDEDWRAVLDTNLSGAFYLMRAVARGMMKRRTGNIVNISSVVGLTGNRGQSNYAAAKAALISLTRSVAQELASRGVRANAVAPGFIATDMTSGLPESVQKAMSERIPLGRPGSPEDVATVVRFLVGPGASYVTGQVIVVDGGMVMQS
- the fabD gene encoding ACP S-malonyltransferase, with protein sequence MSGVALLFPGQGAQYVGMGRDLAEDDGSVRELYERADDTLGMPLSRICWEGPEEELRATENAQPAIMLHSFAIWHLIAARAGKPGIGAGHSLGELSAYLVSGAFGFEDGLRIVRERGRLMGASGADRPGTMAAILGLDAESVADACARATEAGGAAVPANLNAPGQVVISGDVEAVAAAGRLASEAGARRVLPLNVSGAFHSPLMATATDGLAAALEGAAWREPSFPIVSNATATPVTGSEEARRTLILQLTSPVRWMEGIDRIREAGTKRWLEVGPGNVLSGLARRIDRSLRVTAVGDSRSVDGYLGSSD
- the plsX gene encoding phosphate acyltransferase PlsX → MRVALDLMGGDAAPEATLEAAEGALDAWPDDLSLLLVGPQSLLRGARTRFPRDRVAWLAAEESIDPAEPPALAVRRKADSTIVRGLEAVRDGKADGFVSAGPTGATVVASVLTLGLLPGVDRPPVGALFPTATGRVLVMDVGANVDVTPRQLHQFAHLGSTYLRRTLSIERPRIGLLNIGAEGEKGGGVMATAHGLLSADHELDFIGNVEGHRIVTGACDVLVCGGFVGNVLLKFYESIAEFVLEIFRNAGVGEGGRLGEALRFLDYAEYGGAPLFGVAGVTVICHGTSPPRAIMNGIRTAADCAASRFTSVTRTSLARMPQESGL
- the rpmF gene encoding 50S ribosomal protein L32 is translated as MAVPKRRTSKQRKRKRRTHYKAPDNARQACPKCGDPKRPHRVCPTCGYYGDREVVQIDDF
- a CDS encoding DUF177 domain-containing protein is translated as MSPRRAPRSPDPPDLPNRPETARIGLAGLDAGPIERAFRVEAPGESLGALPLPFEYVDVEVEVRRADGAAIRARGTLGARAVVACRHCLEPTRIGVRARWAALYRPPGRVTPGEEGVWALDAESGELDLAGPIREELWVNAPAWVECSHDCPGLCPTCGVRLAEEACRCPPPEPDGRWAALEGSGGGSEGGSEGDIP
- the ndk gene encoding nucleoside-diphosphate kinase, translating into MTLAIIKPDAFGSGKVGRVLAALEDAGFRIRGSRVLRLGRAGAEAFYAVHRERPFFGALVEFMTSGPCMALALEHERAVPYLREIIGATDPAEAAPGTVRALYAESKERNAIHGSDSDENARVELGFFFGQVDLIGSA
- a CDS encoding CBS domain-containing protein, producing MKVREIMTRDVTTAAPGMTLEDAAEMLARRRLRAMPVIDHEGHVLGMLTDRLLISRLLPALERADAGGPAAGGDAAGEVRDIMERTVMCVKEDEPLANVVRLMLDREIERLPVVREGQLVGFLTRGDIIRRLLLRDTAGETEETKGE
- the sucD gene encoding succinate--CoA ligase subunit alpha — protein: MGIFIGDDTRLVVQGITGRDGSFHTRQMMEYGTRVVAGVTPGKGGRTFDGGVPVLDTVEEAVAERGANTSVIYVPARFAADAVFEAADAGIALIVCITEGVPVGDMLRVLPYVREKGARLIGPNCPGLIVPGRCKVGILPGQIVREGPVGIVSRSGTLTYEVIFQFTRAGIGQSACVGIGGDPLIGTDFVDCLAAFEADPETEAVAVIGEIGGTDEQVAAEYVSREMSKPVVGFIAGQTAPPGRRMGHAGAIISGSEGTAEEKIRAFESHGIGVARRPADLVGLIREG
- the sucC gene encoding ADP-forming succinate--CoA ligase subunit beta; amino-acid sequence: MNIHEYQAREIFVRHGIPVPEAEVAATAEEARAAAERFGGPVVVKAQVHAGGRGKAGGVKLADTPAEARERAEAILGMEIKGIEVRRVLVAPAEDIASEAYVGIVLDRARRADTIMVSSEGGVDIEEVAATMPEAIRKVAVDPRYGLLAHQAALLGHHLYDDPRAARQASSIIAKLYEAYRASGATLAEINPMIVNPAGEVKAIDAKMNIDDNALFRLPEVAALRDTEAENAAEVRAREAELSYIQLGGNVGCCVNGAGLAMATMDLVKYYGGEPANFLDIGGSSNPDKVVAALELITEDPKVNSILFNIFGGITRCDDVANGIVEATSRMELGVPITIRLTGTNEEEGVAILASRGFEAMVDMDRAVETAVGRAGGG